Proteins from one Megalops cyprinoides isolate fMegCyp1 chromosome 11, fMegCyp1.pri, whole genome shotgun sequence genomic window:
- the ofd1 gene encoding oral-facial-digital syndrome 1 protein homolog isoform X5, whose product MSDVKEEVISSEEMRKRLYKTFKNRGLLDTLKTQLRNHLIQELKHPAVSGEPVARTLTPEADSMLVTASNSLVLDHLHRAGYEYTLSVFYPECGLERGKEFSTRDLLQLMKISPQSTLYKSLTSGIGKDKQRGFLMKLLIELMDHHIHRNCCDADTQTSSTLPHRESLLEKMQMIDDEYAALQQRAPRWESLEAKLAEYRKEIEAQSQAEVKAKLKHFKDMEVAKMKMEEKETFRKEIVKLRHNMERTYQLKSKALINREKNAIERLQKQQEVIDEKEVYMQRQLLLKEVDCLWSKEAELRQRTEDFEKYQLELKQEYLQRTQKVTEDEKRNEMEAVRLQKEAACIEAKAEEYRRTCTELQRLQMVLDNALSQTTLLTQQNKLLKEQLEAMSDYPMLKRERVELQAQLRLIKRQLEEVQEENHHLQTDLSKPSQEQLALQAKLWRVEGARKLEEEEFENQKQILQVQLQHEVERCAQLKDQLMECEERTQRMASHAEDLKLQLRQTQLALENEVLRCSKPYLVDRFVLDLADDKIVPPDIYIDGPVQRNLYDLGPEPHRHQHQWACSGSPNCNTELVAGTKARIQELEKEAESLEEAYRNYQQRALHAVVSSLQPANARSPQQKRLPGHPMGPTDPHTRVTFAQDNPPPLLSALISSQLFESQDPGMRTPPERSSGPPRRLSSTPLSISKRQIRRDTAEDTQVSPVTFHDLSPERQLSPIPHSRASLHRSLTGCPILKSIAQEPIGSENEQKDHLSSTGSSPHPEKITLDDLTEPPPDLGYILQTGQNQAKLVHEVPQHGLMITPPESPSVQLQVLKCGTVSTEAHQSPMEAGRGGEEDKEEELQWEEERKRREEKRKQDRQEALEREQRELERVSIHSALLLYCSSTVKRGQQEFIHVLMCNNLPPKLLKEEEQQQELREECQEEEEDIGGEVFCDKEVQESVEGQDIPSNTSPLQKGQEQNTLSHGDPAQKGQQQDTLSNADPLQKYMRIVMEGKQSPKDDMEGRSLEFEILSDEKDNSIASFSQNNADEDFW is encoded by the exons ATGTCTGATGTCAAAGAGGAGGTGATCTCTTCTGAAGAGATGAGAAAAAGACTTTATAAGACGTTTAAGAATCGAGGTCTACTGGACACTCTAAAG ACCCAGCTTCGCAACCATCTGATCCAAGAGCTGAAGCACCCAGCTGTAAGTGGAGAGCCTGTGGCCAGGACACTCACTCCAGAAGCGGACTCAATGTTGGTCACAGCCTCTAATAGTCTAGTCTTGGACCACCTCCACAGGGCAGGATATGAGTACACCTTGTCTGTGTTTTACCCTGAGTGTGGGCTGGAGAGGGGCAAG GAGTTTTCTACAAGAGATCTCCTACAACTCATGAAAATCAGCCCACAGTCTACACTGTATAAATCACTG ACATCCGGTATTGGGAAGGATAAACAAAGAG GTTTCCTGATGAAGCTGCTCATTGAGCTAATGGACCATCACATACACAGGAATTGCTGCGACGCTGACACACAGACCAGCAGTACCCTGCCTCACAGGGAGTCCCTGC ttgAGAAGATGCAAATGATAGATGATGAGTATGCAGCCCTTCAGCAAAGAGCCCCCAGGTGGGAGTCTCTGGAAGCGAAGTTGGCCGAGTACAGGAAGGAGATTGAGGCGCAATCTCAAGCAGAGGTGAAGGCTAAG ctgaaacattttaagGATATGGAAGTTGCCAAAATGaagatggaggagaaggagaccTTCCGGAAGGAGATTGTGAAACTAAGACACAACATGGAGAGGACCTACCAGCTGAAATCCAAGGCTCTGATCAACAGAGAGAAGAATGCCATCGAGAGattacagaaacagcaggaggtA aTTGATGAGAAGGAAGTGTACATGCAGAgacagctgctgctgaaagAAGTGGATTGTTTGTGGAGCAAGGAGGCAGAACTGAGGCAGAGGACCGAGGATTTTGAAAA ATACCAGCTGGAGCTAAAACAAGAGTATCTCCAAAGAACTCAAAAGGTTACAGAGGATGAGAAAAGAAACGAAA tgGAAGCGGTTCGCCTGCAGAAGGAGGCAGCCTGCATTGAGGCAAAGGCAGAGGAATACAGACGCACCTGCACTGAACTGCAGAGACTGCAG ATGGTACTGGACAATGCGCTGTCACAGACCACTTTGCTGACTCAGCAAAACAAActgctgaaggagcagctggaAGCCATGAGTGACTACCCAAtgctgaagagggagagagtggagctGCAGGCCCAGCTGAGGCTCATCaagaggcagctggaggaggtaCAGGAGGAGAACCACCACTTGCAAACTG ATCTCAGCAAGCCTTCTCAGGAGCAGCTGGCCCTGCAGGCCAAGTtgtggagggtggagggtgccaggaagctggaggaggaggagtttgAGAACCAGAAGCAGATCCTGCAGGTGCAGCTGCAGCATGAG GTGGAGCGCTGTGCACAGCTGAAGGACCAGCTGATGGAGTGTGAGGAGAGAACTCAGCGCATGGCATCCCATGCTGAAGACCTCAAACTACAGCTTCGACAAACACAGCTTG CCCTGGAAAATGAGGTGCTTCGCTGCTCCAAGCCATACCTGGTGGACCGCTTTGTGCTAGACCTTGCTGATGATAAGATTGTGCCCCCTGATATCTACATAGATGGCCCAGTTCAGAGGAACCTGTATGACCTAGGCCCAGAGCCCCACAGGCACCAACATCAGTGGGCCTGCAGTGGTTCGCCAAACTGCAACACAGAGCTGGTAGCTGGTACCAAGGCCCGGATCCAAGAACTGGAAAAGGAGGCAGAGTCCCTGGAGGAGGCATACCGGAATTATCAGCAGAGGGCGCTGCATGCAGTAGTGTCCAGCCTGCAGCCTGCCAATGCTCGCTCCCCTCAACAGAAGAGGCTCCCAGGCCACCCCATGGGCCCTACGGACCCACACACCAGGGTGACATTTGCTCAGGACaacccaccccctctcctctcagcaCTGATTAGCAGCCAGCTGTTTGAGTCCCAGGATCCAGGGATGCGAACCCCCCCTGAAAGAAGCTCCGGTCCACCTAGACGCCTGTCATCCAcacccctctccatctccaagAGGCAGATCAGACGTGACACAGCGGAAG acacacaggtcTCTCCTGTAACATTCCACGACCTGTCTCCTGAGAGGCAACTGTCTCCAATCCCTCACAGTAGAGCCTCATTGCACAGAAGCCTCACAGGCTGCCCAATTCTGAAGAGTATTGCACAAGAGCCAATCGG TTCAGAGAATGAACAGAAAGACCATCTTTCAAGCACAGGGTCCTCTCCTCATCCTGAAAAAATAACGCTGGACGATCTTACAGAGCCGCCACCAG ACCTCGGCTACATTCTGCAGACAGGCCAGAACCAAGCAAAGCTTGTCCATGAGGTGCCCCAACATGGCCTCATGATCACCCCACCAGAGTCCCCTTCAGTACAGCTGCAGG TTCTCAAATGCGGTACGGTGTCCACAGAGGCCCATCAGTCCCCCATGGaagcaggcagaggaggagaggaagataAGGAAGAGGAGTTGCAgtgggaggaggaaaggaagagaagagaggagaagaggaagcaggaTAGACAGGAGGCCctggagagggagcagagggaaCTGGAGAGGGTAAGTATCCATAGTGCACTGCTCCTGTACTGCTCCAGCACAGTTAAACGTGGGCAACAAGAGTTTATTCATGTGCTGATGTGTAATAACCTCCCTCCCAagctgctgaaggaggaggagcagcagcaggagcttAGAGAGGAGTgtcaggaagaggaagaggacatTGGTGGGGAAGTGTTCTGTGACAAAGAGGTGCAAGAATCAGTAGAGGGACAGGATATCCCCTCCAACACAAGCCCACTCCAGAAAGGCCAGGAACAGAACACTCTCTCCCATGGAGACCCAGCTCAGAAAGGCCAGCAACAGGATACTCTCTCCAACGCAGACCCACTCCAAAAGTACATGAGGATAGTGATGGAAGGAAAACAG aGTCCAAAGGATGACATGGAGGGCAGAAGCCTGGAGTTTGAAATCTTGTCTGATGAAAAAGACAACAG CATAGCTTCCTTCTCTCAGAACAATGCAGATGAAGATTTCTGGTGA
- the ofd1 gene encoding oral-facial-digital syndrome 1 protein homolog isoform X3, with amino-acid sequence MSDVKEEVISSEEMRKRLYKTFKNRGLLDTLKTQLRNHLIQELKHPAVSGEPVARTLTPEADSMLVTASNSLVLDHLHRAGYEYTLSVFYPECGLERGKEFSTRDLLQLMKISPQSTLYKSLTSGIGKDKQRGFLMKLLIELMDHHIHRNCCDADTQTSSTLPHRESLLEKMQMIDDEYAALQQRAPRWESLEAKLAEYRKEIEAQSQAEVKAKLKHFKDMEVAKMKMEEKETFRKEIVKLRHNMERTYQLKSKALINREKNAIERLQKQQEVIDEKEVYMQRQLLLKEVDCLWSKEAELRQRTEDFEKACRRQEEKIRSTEELLGHRELAARNLEDMYDQKLKNELTRYQLELKQEYLQRTQKVTEDEKRNEMEAVRLQKEAACIEAKAEEYRRTCTELQRLQMVLDNALSQTTLLTQQNKLLKEQLEAMSDYPMLKRERVELQAQLRLIKRQLEEVQEENHHLQTDLSKPSQEQLALQAKLWRVEGARKLEEEEFENQKQILQVQLQHEVERCAQLKDQLMECEERTQRMASHAEDLKLQLRQTQLALENEVLRCSKPYLVDRFVLDLADDKIVPPDIYIDGPVQRNLYDLGPEPHRHQHQWACSGSPNCNTELVAGTKARIQELEKEAESLEEAYRNYQQRALHAVVSSLQPANARSPQQKRLPGHPMGPTDPHTRVTFAQDNPPPLLSALISSQLFESQDPGMRTPPERSSGPPRRLSSTPLSISKRQIRRDTAEDTQVSPVTFHDLSPERQLSPIPHSRASLHRSLTGCPILKSIAQEPIGSENEQKDHLSSTGSSPHPEKITLDDLTEPPPDLGYILQTGQNQAKLVHEVPQHGLMITPPESPSVQLQEAHQSPMEAGRGGEEDKEEELQWEEERKRREEKRKQDRQEALEREQRELERVSIHSALLLYCSSTVKRGQQEFIHVLMCNNLPPKLLKEEEQQQELREECQEEEEDIGGEVFCDKEVQESVEGQDIPSNTSPLQKGQEQNTLSHGDPAQKGQQQDTLSNADPLQKYMRIVMEGKQSPKDDMEGRSLEFEILSDEKDNSIASFSQNNADEDFW; translated from the exons ATGTCTGATGTCAAAGAGGAGGTGATCTCTTCTGAAGAGATGAGAAAAAGACTTTATAAGACGTTTAAGAATCGAGGTCTACTGGACACTCTAAAG ACCCAGCTTCGCAACCATCTGATCCAAGAGCTGAAGCACCCAGCTGTAAGTGGAGAGCCTGTGGCCAGGACACTCACTCCAGAAGCGGACTCAATGTTGGTCACAGCCTCTAATAGTCTAGTCTTGGACCACCTCCACAGGGCAGGATATGAGTACACCTTGTCTGTGTTTTACCCTGAGTGTGGGCTGGAGAGGGGCAAG GAGTTTTCTACAAGAGATCTCCTACAACTCATGAAAATCAGCCCACAGTCTACACTGTATAAATCACTG ACATCCGGTATTGGGAAGGATAAACAAAGAG GTTTCCTGATGAAGCTGCTCATTGAGCTAATGGACCATCACATACACAGGAATTGCTGCGACGCTGACACACAGACCAGCAGTACCCTGCCTCACAGGGAGTCCCTGC ttgAGAAGATGCAAATGATAGATGATGAGTATGCAGCCCTTCAGCAAAGAGCCCCCAGGTGGGAGTCTCTGGAAGCGAAGTTGGCCGAGTACAGGAAGGAGATTGAGGCGCAATCTCAAGCAGAGGTGAAGGCTAAG ctgaaacattttaagGATATGGAAGTTGCCAAAATGaagatggaggagaaggagaccTTCCGGAAGGAGATTGTGAAACTAAGACACAACATGGAGAGGACCTACCAGCTGAAATCCAAGGCTCTGATCAACAGAGAGAAGAATGCCATCGAGAGattacagaaacagcaggaggtA aTTGATGAGAAGGAAGTGTACATGCAGAgacagctgctgctgaaagAAGTGGATTGTTTGTGGAGCAAGGAGGCAGAACTGAGGCAGAGGACCGAGGATTTTGAAAA ggCTTGTAGACGGCAGGAGGAGAAGATCAGGagcacagaggagctgctggGACACAGAGAGCTGGCAGCAAGGAACCTGGAAGACATGTATGACCAAAAGCTGAAGAATGAGCTGACCAG ATACCAGCTGGAGCTAAAACAAGAGTATCTCCAAAGAACTCAAAAGGTTACAGAGGATGAGAAAAGAAACGAAA tgGAAGCGGTTCGCCTGCAGAAGGAGGCAGCCTGCATTGAGGCAAAGGCAGAGGAATACAGACGCACCTGCACTGAACTGCAGAGACTGCAG ATGGTACTGGACAATGCGCTGTCACAGACCACTTTGCTGACTCAGCAAAACAAActgctgaaggagcagctggaAGCCATGAGTGACTACCCAAtgctgaagagggagagagtggagctGCAGGCCCAGCTGAGGCTCATCaagaggcagctggaggaggtaCAGGAGGAGAACCACCACTTGCAAACTG ATCTCAGCAAGCCTTCTCAGGAGCAGCTGGCCCTGCAGGCCAAGTtgtggagggtggagggtgccaggaagctggaggaggaggagtttgAGAACCAGAAGCAGATCCTGCAGGTGCAGCTGCAGCATGAG GTGGAGCGCTGTGCACAGCTGAAGGACCAGCTGATGGAGTGTGAGGAGAGAACTCAGCGCATGGCATCCCATGCTGAAGACCTCAAACTACAGCTTCGACAAACACAGCTTG CCCTGGAAAATGAGGTGCTTCGCTGCTCCAAGCCATACCTGGTGGACCGCTTTGTGCTAGACCTTGCTGATGATAAGATTGTGCCCCCTGATATCTACATAGATGGCCCAGTTCAGAGGAACCTGTATGACCTAGGCCCAGAGCCCCACAGGCACCAACATCAGTGGGCCTGCAGTGGTTCGCCAAACTGCAACACAGAGCTGGTAGCTGGTACCAAGGCCCGGATCCAAGAACTGGAAAAGGAGGCAGAGTCCCTGGAGGAGGCATACCGGAATTATCAGCAGAGGGCGCTGCATGCAGTAGTGTCCAGCCTGCAGCCTGCCAATGCTCGCTCCCCTCAACAGAAGAGGCTCCCAGGCCACCCCATGGGCCCTACGGACCCACACACCAGGGTGACATTTGCTCAGGACaacccaccccctctcctctcagcaCTGATTAGCAGCCAGCTGTTTGAGTCCCAGGATCCAGGGATGCGAACCCCCCCTGAAAGAAGCTCCGGTCCACCTAGACGCCTGTCATCCAcacccctctccatctccaagAGGCAGATCAGACGTGACACAGCGGAAG acacacaggtcTCTCCTGTAACATTCCACGACCTGTCTCCTGAGAGGCAACTGTCTCCAATCCCTCACAGTAGAGCCTCATTGCACAGAAGCCTCACAGGCTGCCCAATTCTGAAGAGTATTGCACAAGAGCCAATCGG TTCAGAGAATGAACAGAAAGACCATCTTTCAAGCACAGGGTCCTCTCCTCATCCTGAAAAAATAACGCTGGACGATCTTACAGAGCCGCCACCAG ACCTCGGCTACATTCTGCAGACAGGCCAGAACCAAGCAAAGCTTGTCCATGAGGTGCCCCAACATGGCCTCATGATCACCCCACCAGAGTCCCCTTCAGTACAGCTGCAGG AGGCCCATCAGTCCCCCATGGaagcaggcagaggaggagaggaagataAGGAAGAGGAGTTGCAgtgggaggaggaaaggaagagaagagaggagaagaggaagcaggaTAGACAGGAGGCCctggagagggagcagagggaaCTGGAGAGGGTAAGTATCCATAGTGCACTGCTCCTGTACTGCTCCAGCACAGTTAAACGTGGGCAACAAGAGTTTATTCATGTGCTGATGTGTAATAACCTCCCTCCCAagctgctgaaggaggaggagcagcagcaggagcttAGAGAGGAGTgtcaggaagaggaagaggacatTGGTGGGGAAGTGTTCTGTGACAAAGAGGTGCAAGAATCAGTAGAGGGACAGGATATCCCCTCCAACACAAGCCCACTCCAGAAAGGCCAGGAACAGAACACTCTCTCCCATGGAGACCCAGCTCAGAAAGGCCAGCAACAGGATACTCTCTCCAACGCAGACCCACTCCAAAAGTACATGAGGATAGTGATGGAAGGAAAACAG aGTCCAAAGGATGACATGGAGGGCAGAAGCCTGGAGTTTGAAATCTTGTCTGATGAAAAAGACAACAG CATAGCTTCCTTCTCTCAGAACAATGCAGATGAAGATTTCTGGTGA
- the ofd1 gene encoding oral-facial-digital syndrome 1 protein homolog isoform X2 produces MSDVKEEVISSEEMRKRLYKTFKNRGLLDTLKTQLRNHLIQELKHPAVSGEPVARTLTPEADSMLVTASNSLVLDHLHRAGYEYTLSVFYPECGLERGKEFSTRDLLQLMKISPQSTLYKSLTSGIGKDKQRGFLMKLLIELMDHHIHRNCCDADTQTSSTLPHRESLLEKMQMIDDEYAALQQRAPRWESLEAKLAEYRKEIEAQSQAEVKAKLKHFKDMEVAKMKMEEKETFRKEIVKLRHNMERTYQLKSKALINREKNAIERLQKQQEIDEKEVYMQRQLLLKEVDCLWSKEAELRQRTEDFEKACRRQEEKIRSTEELLGHRELAARNLEDMYDQKLKNELTRYQLELKQEYLQRTQKVTEDEKRNEMEAVRLQKEAACIEAKAEEYRRTCTELQRLQMVLDNALSQTTLLTQQNKLLKEQLEAMSDYPMLKRERVELQAQLRLIKRQLEEVQEENHHLQTDLSKPSQEQLALQAKLWRVEGARKLEEEEFENQKQILQVQLQHEVERCAQLKDQLMECEERTQRMASHAEDLKLQLRQTQLALENEVLRCSKPYLVDRFVLDLADDKIVPPDIYIDGPVQRNLYDLGPEPHRHQHQWACSGSPNCNTELVAGTKARIQELEKEAESLEEAYRNYQQRALHAVVSSLQPANARSPQQKRLPGHPMGPTDPHTRVTFAQDNPPPLLSALISSQLFESQDPGMRTPPERSSGPPRRLSSTPLSISKRQIRRDTAEDTQVSPVTFHDLSPERQLSPIPHSRASLHRSLTGCPILKSIAQEPIGSENEQKDHLSSTGSSPHPEKITLDDLTEPPPDLGYILQTGQNQAKLVHEVPQHGLMITPPESPSVQLQVLKCGTVSTEAHQSPMEAGRGGEEDKEEELQWEEERKRREEKRKQDRQEALEREQRELERVSIHSALLLYCSSTVKRGQQEFIHVLMCNNLPPKLLKEEEQQQELREECQEEEEDIGGEVFCDKEVQESVEGQDIPSNTSPLQKGQEQNTLSHGDPAQKGQQQDTLSNADPLQKYMRIVMEGKQSPKDDMEGRSLEFEILSDEKDNSIASFSQNNADEDFW; encoded by the exons ATGTCTGATGTCAAAGAGGAGGTGATCTCTTCTGAAGAGATGAGAAAAAGACTTTATAAGACGTTTAAGAATCGAGGTCTACTGGACACTCTAAAG ACCCAGCTTCGCAACCATCTGATCCAAGAGCTGAAGCACCCAGCTGTAAGTGGAGAGCCTGTGGCCAGGACACTCACTCCAGAAGCGGACTCAATGTTGGTCACAGCCTCTAATAGTCTAGTCTTGGACCACCTCCACAGGGCAGGATATGAGTACACCTTGTCTGTGTTTTACCCTGAGTGTGGGCTGGAGAGGGGCAAG GAGTTTTCTACAAGAGATCTCCTACAACTCATGAAAATCAGCCCACAGTCTACACTGTATAAATCACTG ACATCCGGTATTGGGAAGGATAAACAAAGAG GTTTCCTGATGAAGCTGCTCATTGAGCTAATGGACCATCACATACACAGGAATTGCTGCGACGCTGACACACAGACCAGCAGTACCCTGCCTCACAGGGAGTCCCTGC ttgAGAAGATGCAAATGATAGATGATGAGTATGCAGCCCTTCAGCAAAGAGCCCCCAGGTGGGAGTCTCTGGAAGCGAAGTTGGCCGAGTACAGGAAGGAGATTGAGGCGCAATCTCAAGCAGAGGTGAAGGCTAAG ctgaaacattttaagGATATGGAAGTTGCCAAAATGaagatggaggagaaggagaccTTCCGGAAGGAGATTGTGAAACTAAGACACAACATGGAGAGGACCTACCAGCTGAAATCCAAGGCTCTGATCAACAGAGAGAAGAATGCCATCGAGAGattacagaaacagcaggag aTTGATGAGAAGGAAGTGTACATGCAGAgacagctgctgctgaaagAAGTGGATTGTTTGTGGAGCAAGGAGGCAGAACTGAGGCAGAGGACCGAGGATTTTGAAAA ggCTTGTAGACGGCAGGAGGAGAAGATCAGGagcacagaggagctgctggGACACAGAGAGCTGGCAGCAAGGAACCTGGAAGACATGTATGACCAAAAGCTGAAGAATGAGCTGACCAG ATACCAGCTGGAGCTAAAACAAGAGTATCTCCAAAGAACTCAAAAGGTTACAGAGGATGAGAAAAGAAACGAAA tgGAAGCGGTTCGCCTGCAGAAGGAGGCAGCCTGCATTGAGGCAAAGGCAGAGGAATACAGACGCACCTGCACTGAACTGCAGAGACTGCAG ATGGTACTGGACAATGCGCTGTCACAGACCACTTTGCTGACTCAGCAAAACAAActgctgaaggagcagctggaAGCCATGAGTGACTACCCAAtgctgaagagggagagagtggagctGCAGGCCCAGCTGAGGCTCATCaagaggcagctggaggaggtaCAGGAGGAGAACCACCACTTGCAAACTG ATCTCAGCAAGCCTTCTCAGGAGCAGCTGGCCCTGCAGGCCAAGTtgtggagggtggagggtgccaggaagctggaggaggaggagtttgAGAACCAGAAGCAGATCCTGCAGGTGCAGCTGCAGCATGAG GTGGAGCGCTGTGCACAGCTGAAGGACCAGCTGATGGAGTGTGAGGAGAGAACTCAGCGCATGGCATCCCATGCTGAAGACCTCAAACTACAGCTTCGACAAACACAGCTTG CCCTGGAAAATGAGGTGCTTCGCTGCTCCAAGCCATACCTGGTGGACCGCTTTGTGCTAGACCTTGCTGATGATAAGATTGTGCCCCCTGATATCTACATAGATGGCCCAGTTCAGAGGAACCTGTATGACCTAGGCCCAGAGCCCCACAGGCACCAACATCAGTGGGCCTGCAGTGGTTCGCCAAACTGCAACACAGAGCTGGTAGCTGGTACCAAGGCCCGGATCCAAGAACTGGAAAAGGAGGCAGAGTCCCTGGAGGAGGCATACCGGAATTATCAGCAGAGGGCGCTGCATGCAGTAGTGTCCAGCCTGCAGCCTGCCAATGCTCGCTCCCCTCAACAGAAGAGGCTCCCAGGCCACCCCATGGGCCCTACGGACCCACACACCAGGGTGACATTTGCTCAGGACaacccaccccctctcctctcagcaCTGATTAGCAGCCAGCTGTTTGAGTCCCAGGATCCAGGGATGCGAACCCCCCCTGAAAGAAGCTCCGGTCCACCTAGACGCCTGTCATCCAcacccctctccatctccaagAGGCAGATCAGACGTGACACAGCGGAAG acacacaggtcTCTCCTGTAACATTCCACGACCTGTCTCCTGAGAGGCAACTGTCTCCAATCCCTCACAGTAGAGCCTCATTGCACAGAAGCCTCACAGGCTGCCCAATTCTGAAGAGTATTGCACAAGAGCCAATCGG TTCAGAGAATGAACAGAAAGACCATCTTTCAAGCACAGGGTCCTCTCCTCATCCTGAAAAAATAACGCTGGACGATCTTACAGAGCCGCCACCAG ACCTCGGCTACATTCTGCAGACAGGCCAGAACCAAGCAAAGCTTGTCCATGAGGTGCCCCAACATGGCCTCATGATCACCCCACCAGAGTCCCCTTCAGTACAGCTGCAGG TTCTCAAATGCGGTACGGTGTCCACAGAGGCCCATCAGTCCCCCATGGaagcaggcagaggaggagaggaagataAGGAAGAGGAGTTGCAgtgggaggaggaaaggaagagaagagaggagaagaggaagcaggaTAGACAGGAGGCCctggagagggagcagagggaaCTGGAGAGGGTAAGTATCCATAGTGCACTGCTCCTGTACTGCTCCAGCACAGTTAAACGTGGGCAACAAGAGTTTATTCATGTGCTGATGTGTAATAACCTCCCTCCCAagctgctgaaggaggaggagcagcagcaggagcttAGAGAGGAGTgtcaggaagaggaagaggacatTGGTGGGGAAGTGTTCTGTGACAAAGAGGTGCAAGAATCAGTAGAGGGACAGGATATCCCCTCCAACACAAGCCCACTCCAGAAAGGCCAGGAACAGAACACTCTCTCCCATGGAGACCCAGCTCAGAAAGGCCAGCAACAGGATACTCTCTCCAACGCAGACCCACTCCAAAAGTACATGAGGATAGTGATGGAAGGAAAACAG aGTCCAAAGGATGACATGGAGGGCAGAAGCCTGGAGTTTGAAATCTTGTCTGATGAAAAAGACAACAG CATAGCTTCCTTCTCTCAGAACAATGCAGATGAAGATTTCTGGTGA